The nucleotide window CACCAATCCCACGCCGATCCAGCAGCAGGCCATCCCGATCGTGATGACCGGGGCTGACCTGATCGCCACTGCCCAGACCGGCACCGGCAAAACCGCTGCCTTCGTCTTGCCCGGCCTGCAGCGCCTGACAACACCTTCCGCCATTCCGGGCAAAGGACCGCGCATTCTGGTTTTGACTCCTACCCGCGAACTGGCCGGCCAAGTCATGGATGCCGCCCGCACCTACGGGCGAGGCATGAGGCTGCGCTGCGGTTCACTCCTGGGAGGAATGCCCTACCGCGAGCAGTTGCGGCTCCTTTCGGCACCGGTCGATATCATCGTGGCCACCCCCGGACGTCTGCTGGACCACCTGGAACGGGGCAGCGTGCGGCTCGACCGCCTGGAGATGCTGATCCTGGACGAGGCCGACCGCATGCTCGACATGGGTTTCAGCGAAGACATGGAAAAGATCGTCGCCCGTGCGCCGGAGACCCGTCAGACCTTGATGTTTACTGCCACTATGGAGAATTCCGTGCTCAGGCTGGCCCAGAAGATGCTGCGCGAGCCGCAGCGCATCGAGCTGGCGGTACGCACTGCTTCGCATGAACTGATCGAGCAGCGCCTGCACGTGGCCGACAGTCTGCATCACAAGAAGGAATTGCTGCGTCACCTGGTCAGCGACCAGAAACTCACCCGTGCCATCATCTTCTCCGCCACCAAGCGGGATGCCGATGATCTGGCCCGTGAGCTGACCCGCGACGGCCATCCGGCTGCGGCGCTGCACGGCGATATGAATCAGTTCGCCCGCAACAAGACCATCGAGCGTATGCGCCGGGGTGGCATCCGCCTGCTGGTGGCTACTGACGTGGCTGCCCGGGGACTGGATGTG belongs to Geobacter sp. SVR and includes:
- a CDS encoding DEAD/DEAH box helicase, which codes for MTFAELNLNPAILKAVTACGYTNPTPIQQQAIPIVMTGADLIATAQTGTGKTAAFVLPGLQRLTTPSAIPGKGPRILVLTPTRELAGQVMDAARTYGRGMRLRCGSLLGGMPYREQLRLLSAPVDIIVATPGRLLDHLERGSVRLDRLEMLILDEADRMLDMGFSEDMEKIVARAPETRQTLMFTATMENSVLRLAQKMLREPQRIELAVRTASHELIEQRLHVADSLHHKKELLRHLVSDQKLTRAIIFSATKRDADDLARELTRDGHPAAALHGDMNQFARNKTIERMRRGGIRLLVATDVAARGLDVTGISHVINFDLPRFAEDYVHRIGRTGRAGASGVAISFVSSSELSYLERIERFIGKRLPEQNIDGLAPLTVLRRVSSGNNARRPGGPGKGRYAKSSGGNGGRNQSQGKSWGGSAKPGRAGAPGASRPQRSATHQPVIEYRTRRAEAMKNQP